A genomic segment from Manduca sexta isolate Smith_Timp_Sample1 chromosome 13, JHU_Msex_v1.0, whole genome shotgun sequence encodes:
- the LOC115449623 gene encoding LOW QUALITY PROTEIN: protein CLP1 homolog (The sequence of the model RefSeq protein was modified relative to this genomic sequence to represent the inferred CDS: inserted 1 base in 1 codon; deleted 3 bases in 2 codons): MTEVQLQEFKLDPDSELRFELRAKNEKVVLEVKSGYAEVFGTELVKGKPYEFHXGAKVAVFTWHGCIIELRGRTEVSYVAKETPMVVYLNVHAALEQQRLAAEQENSRGPVTMVVGPGDVGKSTLTRLLLNYAVRMGRRPNFVDLDVGQGQISVPGTIGAVLVERPASIEEGFSQQAPLVYHFGHVSPGDNLELYNTIVSRLAEVITERCENNKKASASGVIINTCGWIKNAGYKVLTHAAQAFEVDVILVLDNERLYNELKRDMPKFVKVVYLPKSGGVVERSSTQRAEARDARIREYFYGKRTPYYPHSFDVKFSDLKIYKVGAPSLPDSCMPLGMRAEDALTKLVSVWPSPALHHRLLAVSFAAAPDDHVLHSNLAGFVCVTAVDMERQMLTILSPQPRPLPNTVLLLSELQYMDNH, encoded by the exons ATGACGGAAGTTCAATTACAAGAATTTAAATTGGACCCTGATTCAGAACTACGATTTGAG TTGAGGGCGAAAAATGAAAAAGTTGTCTTGGAA GTCAAGAGTGGTTATGCAGAGGTATTTGGCACAGAGCTTGTTAAAGGTAAACCTTATGAGTTCC ACGGGGCGAAGGTGGCGGTGTTTACGTGGCATGGATGCATTATTGAACTCCGAGGGAGAACAGAAGTCAGCTATGTTGCCAAAGAAACACCTATG GTTGTATACCTCAATGTTCATGCAGCACTAGAGCAACAGCGGTTAGCAGCTGAACAAGAGAATTCTCGAGGTCCCGTCACCATGGTTGTAGGGCCAGGGGACGTGGGCAAGTCCACCCTGACCAGGCTACTGCTCAACTATGCAGTCAGGATGGGCAGACGGCCCAATTTCGTGGATTTAGATGTGGGACAGGGACAGATCAGTGTTCCTGGGACTATTG gAGCAGTATTAGTGGAACGTCCAGCGTCAATAGAGGAGGGGTTCAGCCAGCAAGCACCATTAGTGTACCACTTTGGGCACGTCTCTCCTGGAGACAACCTGGAATTGTACAACACAATAGTGTCGAGGTTGGCAGAAGTCATCACTGAGCgatgtgaaaataataaaaaag CGTCAGCATCAGGTGTAATAATTAACACATGTGGTTGGATCAAGAATGCAGGGTACAAAGTTCTCACACATGCAGCTCAAGCTTTTGAg GTGGACGTGATCCTAGTCTTGGACAATGAGAGGCTGTACAATGAACTGAAGAGGGATATGCCCAAGTTTGTGAAGGTTGTTTATTTACCCAAAAGTGGTGGG GTTGTGGAACGATCGTCTACTCAGAGGGCGGAGGCGCGTGACGCGAGGATCAGGGAATATTTTTACGGGAAGAGGACGCCTTATTATCCGCACTCGTTTGACGTGAAATTTTcagactta aaaatatataag GTGGGTGCCCCGTCGCTGCCGGACTCGTGCATGCCGCTGGGCATGCGGGCGGAGGACGCGCTGACCAAGCTGGTGTCGGTGTGGCCCTCGCCGGCGCTGCATCACCGCCTGCTCGCAGTGTCGTTCGCCGCCGCGCCTGACGACCACGTGCTGCACTCAAACCTCGCCGGCTTCGTCTGTGT CACGGCTGTGGACATGGAGCGGCAGATGCTGACGATCCTGTCGCCGCAGCCGCGGCCGCTGCCCAACACCGTGCTGCTGCTGTCGGAGCTGCAGTACATGGACAACCACTAG